Proteins encoded in a region of the Methanobacterium petrolearium genome:
- a CDS encoding inorganic diphosphatase: MNLWKDVKTGPSAPEVVYAVIEIPKGSRNKYEYDKDMEAFALDRVLYSPFHYPAEYGIIPQTLYDDGDPMDILVIMDQATFPGCVIDARPIGMMRMIDGGDQDDKILAVPVEDPHYKDVQDINDVPQAFLDEVAHFFAEYKRLEGKETEILGWENATKAKKAIVHSMELYQE, translated from the coding sequence TCTCTGGAAGGACGTAAAAACCGGGCCATCAGCTCCTGAAGTGGTATATGCAGTTATTGAAATACCTAAAGGATCTCGAAACAAGTATGAATATGATAAGGATATGGAAGCATTTGCCCTGGATAGGGTGCTTTATTCCCCATTCCATTACCCTGCTGAATATGGTATAATACCACAGACTCTTTACGATGATGGTGATCCCATGGATATTCTAGTCATCATGGACCAGGCCACCTTCCCAGGATGCGTAATTGATGCCCGTCCCATAGGCATGATGCGCATGATAGATGGAGGGGACCAGGATGACAAGATCCTGGCTGTTCCAGTGGAAGATCCACACTATAAAGATGTGCAAGACATCAATGATGTGCCTCAAGCTTTCCTGGATGAGGTAGCTCACTTCTTTGCAGAGTACAAAAGACTGGAAGGAAAAGAAACTGAAATTCTTGGATGGGAAAATGCTACCAAGGCTAAAAAAGCCATAGTTCACTCCATGGAATTGTACCAGGAATAA
- the spt4 gene encoding transcription elongation factor subunit Spt4, giving the protein MVTKACTRCHRLMEEDRCAVCNMATSKNWSGFLIIVDPENSPIAQELQITLPGEYALRVR; this is encoded by the coding sequence ATGGTCACCAAAGCATGCACACGGTGTCACCGACTCATGGAAGAAGACAGATGTGCTGTCTGTAATATGGCCACTTCCAAAAACTGGAGTGGTTTTTTAATTATTGTGGATCCTGAAAACTCACCCATTGCCCAGGAACTACAGATCACGTTACCTGGAGAATATGCACTGAGGGTTCGCTAG
- a CDS encoding 30S ribosomal protein S27ae, with amino-acid sequence MKKFELYEVKDNKIVRKNPECVRCSHGVFMADHGDRYACGKCGYTQWKNKNDKK; translated from the coding sequence ATGAAAAAATTCGAATTATACGAAGTCAAAGATAACAAAATCGTCCGCAAAAACCCTGAATGTGTGCGATGCTCCCACGGTGTTTTCATGGCAGATCATGGCGACCGTTACGCCTGTGGAAAATGTGGTTACACCCAGTGGAAGAATAAAAACGACAAAAAATAA
- a CDS encoding 30S ribosomal protein S24e: MEIDIKEQVENPVLNRTEIHFDCIYQGESTPKVLEIKNRLVAQLDVDKNLLVVDNVKPSFGEGKANGYAKLYDSEEKLVQIEKQHVLEKNKEPVKEEESEE; this comes from the coding sequence ATGGAGATAGACATTAAAGAACAGGTTGAAAATCCCGTTTTAAACCGAACTGAAATACACTTTGACTGCATTTACCAGGGAGAATCCACTCCAAAAGTACTGGAAATTAAAAATCGACTCGTTGCACAGTTAGATGTGGACAAAAACTTATTAGTGGTTGATAATGTAAAACCCAGCTTTGGTGAAGGCAAAGCCAATGGTTATGCTAAGTTATATGATTCTGAAGAAAAACTGGTTCAAATAGAAAAACAGCACGTTCTGGAAAAGAATAAAGAACCAGTTAAAGAAGAAGAATCAGAAGAATAA
- a CDS encoding DNA-directed RNA polymerase, protein MSKIDDTVRIPPNRFDEPLKEVASEIINESYVGKIDKKMGLMVTVKDIEKIGVGKVIMGDGAAYHEVVFTALFFKPELHEIVEGEVIEVTEFGAFIRIGPMDGLVHVSQVTDDYINYDGKRGALIGKESKKTLEEGNRVRARIVALSLKGKSSKETKIGLTMRQPNLGRLEWIEKEKEKKSKKGKKGKKEKK, encoded by the coding sequence ATATCCAAAATAGATGACACAGTAAGAATCCCACCCAACCGGTTTGATGAACCTCTGAAAGAGGTGGCCAGCGAGATAATAAATGAATCCTACGTTGGCAAAATTGACAAAAAAATGGGATTAATGGTCACTGTAAAAGACATAGAAAAAATAGGGGTGGGTAAAGTCATAATGGGTGACGGAGCCGCCTACCATGAGGTAGTATTTACAGCCCTGTTTTTCAAACCAGAATTACACGAAATCGTGGAAGGAGAAGTTATTGAAGTAACCGAATTCGGAGCCTTTATACGAATCGGACCCATGGACGGATTAGTACACGTGTCTCAGGTAACTGATGATTACATAAACTATGATGGAAAAAGAGGGGCGTTAATTGGAAAAGAATCCAAGAAAACATTAGAAGAAGGTAACCGAGTACGTGCCAGAATCGTGGCCCTTAGCCTGAAGGGTAAATCTTCCAAAGAAACCAAAATCGGCCTCACCATGAGACAACCCAACCTTGGACGTTTAGAATGGATAGAAAAAGAAAAAGAGAAAAAAAGTAAAAAGGGAAAGAAAGGTAAAAAGGAGAAAAAATAA
- a CDS encoding GTP-dependent dephospho-CoA kinase family protein, with product MLILKKKLRSDLKKPLGDLYPSLDDVEDFLKSKYADDLLISVGDVTTHNLQKAGLIPHLGIIDNIVERNPASYDMVYDNVTLNVKNPPGAITDELQETIKKAFKLVKSGFHVLILVDGEEDLAVIPCILTAPTGSLVLYGQPGEGLVVCEVDKVINKVKKFKDKLEEQ from the coding sequence GTGCTAATACTAAAAAAAAAATTACGATCAGACTTGAAAAAACCATTAGGAGATCTCTATCCCTCTTTGGATGATGTGGAGGATTTTCTAAAATCAAAATATGCTGATGACTTGTTAATTTCCGTGGGTGATGTAACCACCCATAATCTGCAGAAAGCAGGATTAATCCCCCACCTGGGAATCATTGACAATATTGTAGAAAGAAACCCCGCATCCTATGATATGGTCTATGATAATGTAACTTTAAATGTGAAAAACCCCCCGGGAGCTATAACCGACGAGTTGCAAGAGACTATCAAAAAAGCATTCAAACTGGTTAAATCCGGTTTTCATGTTTTAATCCTGGTGGACGGTGAAGAAGACCTGGCAGTTATCCCCTGCATCTTAACAGCCCCAACCGGATCTCTTGTTCTTTATGGACAGCCTGGTGAGGGTTTAGTGGTTTGTGAAGTTGATAAGGTTATAAATAAGGTTAAAAAGTTTAAAGATAAATTAGAGGAACAATAA